A stretch of the Flavobacterium aquiphilum genome encodes the following:
- a CDS encoding GntR family transcriptional regulator has translation MIKLIKIDDDSRVPKYKQIVDSILYNISNGNLKINQKIPSINSFSEEFYISRDTVEKAYSILKERKIISSIRGKGYYITRTKLESKVNVLFLFNKLSSYKMKTYSAFINTLGANAHTDLHIYHCDESLFLNLLDKFEGAYDYYVITTHFKSEDLKHISYTDNVVKAIRKIPKEKLIIMDNTKIGIEGEVITIYQDFENDIYNALKQGLHKIAKYEKLILVYPEKAVYPYPRRILHGFKKFCIEHEINFEILNEVYEDIILRKGDLFITIEESDLVSLVKQVRDKKLVLGEDIGIISYNDTPLKELLGITVVSTDFNVMGETAAHMILNKEKGQVKVPFNFIDRNSI, from the coding sequence TTGATTAAATTAATTAAAATAGATGATGACTCCAGGGTTCCTAAATACAAGCAAATTGTAGATTCTATTCTGTACAACATCAGCAATGGTAATTTAAAAATCAATCAAAAAATTCCATCAATAAATAGCTTTAGCGAAGAGTTTTACATCTCAAGGGATACTGTTGAAAAAGCGTACAGCATCCTTAAAGAGCGAAAAATAATTTCTTCAATCAGAGGTAAAGGCTATTACATTACCCGTACAAAACTGGAATCCAAAGTAAATGTTTTATTCTTATTCAATAAATTGAGTTCGTATAAAATGAAAACATATAGTGCTTTTATAAATACTTTGGGAGCGAATGCACATACAGATTTACATATCTATCACTGTGACGAAAGCTTATTTTTAAATTTATTGGACAAATTTGAAGGAGCATATGATTATTATGTAATAACCACACATTTCAAATCAGAAGACCTAAAACATATAAGTTACACCGACAATGTTGTAAAAGCTATCCGAAAGATCCCAAAAGAAAAACTTATCATAATGGATAATACAAAAATTGGGATTGAAGGTGAAGTTATCACCATTTATCAGGATTTTGAAAACGACATTTACAATGCCTTGAAACAAGGACTTCATAAAATTGCTAAATACGAAAAACTGATCCTTGTTTATCCAGAAAAAGCGGTATATCCTTATCCCAGACGAATTTTACATGGATTTAAAAAGTTTTGTATCGAACACGAAATAAACTTTGAGATTCTAAATGAAGTTTACGAAGATATAATCTTGAGAAAGGGTGATTTATTTATTACTATTGAAGAATCCGATTTGGTTAGCTTAGTCAAACAAGTCAGGGATAAAAAGCTTGTTTTAGGGGAAGATATCGGAATTATCTCTTACAATGACACTCCATTAAAAGAACTTTTGGGAATCACCGTCGTCTCAACCGATTTTAATGTGATGGGAGAAACTGCCGCCCACATGATTCTTAACAAAGAAAAAGGACAAGTAAAAGTCCCTTTCAATTTTATAGACAGAAATTCTATTTAA
- the rhaT gene encoding L-rhamnose/proton symporter RhaT → MESLLGIIFHSIGGFSSGSFYMPFKKVKDWAWESYWLVGGFFSWLIVPPLAAYLTIPNFPEIISASSSTIKTVVYLMGLIWGIGGLTYGLGVRYLGMSLGNSIVLGFCSTFGALVPSIYYNFYPTEGKVSFTDMLASTGGRLVLVGVLVCVIGIAFSGRAGILKEKDFGIEDGNNEQEFSLVKGLIIAVVSGILSSFFNFGIEAGKPMAEAAIVQGCNPLFQNNVTYIVVLWGGLTTNFIWCMYLNFRNKTFKDYTNTNTPIAKNVMFSAIAGTMWFLQFFFYGMGESKLGNGASSWILHMSTIILTANFWGFYLKEWTGVSKKTFSTFLLGIGLIMLSIVLVGIGNSL, encoded by the coding sequence ATGGAATCATTACTGGGAATTATTTTTCACTCTATAGGAGGGTTTTCCTCAGGGAGTTTTTATATGCCTTTCAAGAAAGTGAAAGATTGGGCATGGGAAAGCTATTGGCTGGTAGGAGGTTTTTTCTCCTGGCTAATTGTACCTCCTTTGGCGGCTTATTTGACCATACCAAATTTTCCGGAAATAATTAGCGCTTCTTCATCTACAATAAAAACTGTTGTTTATTTAATGGGGCTCATCTGGGGTATTGGAGGTTTGACTTATGGATTGGGAGTTCGTTACTTGGGAATGTCATTAGGAAATTCAATCGTTTTAGGATTCTGTTCTACTTTTGGTGCTTTGGTACCTTCTATTTACTATAATTTTTATCCAACCGAAGGTAAAGTTTCCTTTACCGATATGCTTGCTTCTACAGGTGGGCGACTTGTATTGGTAGGTGTTTTGGTTTGTGTTATTGGAATAGCCTTTTCAGGAAGAGCAGGGATTTTAAAAGAAAAGGATTTTGGAATTGAAGATGGTAATAACGAGCAAGAATTCAGTTTGGTAAAAGGGCTTATTATTGCCGTTGTGTCTGGTATTTTGAGTTCGTTTTTCAATTTTGGAATCGAAGCTGGAAAACCAATGGCTGAAGCTGCAATTGTTCAAGGATGTAATCCATTGTTTCAAAATAATGTTACTTATATAGTAGTACTTTGGGGAGGATTAACTACCAATTTTATATGGTGTATGTACCTTAATTTTAGAAATAAAACTTTCAAGGATTATACAAATACCAATACTCCAATTGCTAAGAATGTTATGTTTTCTGCCATTGCGGGAACGATGTGGTTCTTGCAGTTTTTCTTCTATGGAATGGGAGAAAGTAAATTGGGTAACGGAGCAAGTTCATGGATTTTACATATGTCAACTATCATTCTAACTGCCAATTTCTGGGGCTTTTATTTGAAAGAATGGACAGGAGTTTCCAAAAAAACATTCAGTACTTTCCTTTTGGGAATAGGCTTGATTATGTTGTCGATAGTATTGGTTGGGATTGGAAATTCCTTATAA
- a CDS encoding FGGY-family carbohydrate kinase yields the protein MNVVAIFDIGKTNKKVFLFNENYKIVWEKSVNFEETVDEDGFPCENIVLLKNWMLEQLSEIKNLTNYVLKAVNFSTYGASFVYVDDQGNALTPLYNYLKDYPEDLKEEFYKKYKGKQEFALKTASPVLGSLNSGMQIYRLKAEKPDLFEKVKYCLHLPQYLSSILTGEFFTDITSVGCHTNLWNFKKMKYHKWLKKEHIIEKIPPFHYGKDTIKTADGLLVGGGLHDSSSAIIPYTANFTEPFVLLSTGTWSISLNPFNNKELTFDELEADCLCYLQYIEKPVKAARLFSGNVHEVQTKRLAEHFNVPLDTYKEVYYDKKIAANLRAINYSIVFSKKASSGILKECAFGIRNLSDFKTYEIAYHQLMLDLVEQQVSSTNLIIHNSPVKKIFVDGGFSKNSLFMNLLAEAYPDMEVYAASMAQASALGAALAIHDSWNPKPIQNDLIDLKFYKH from the coding sequence ATGAATGTAGTCGCAATTTTTGATATTGGTAAAACCAACAAGAAAGTTTTTTTGTTCAACGAAAACTATAAAATTGTTTGGGAAAAATCAGTGAATTTTGAAGAAACGGTGGATGAAGACGGTTTTCCCTGCGAAAATATAGTGTTGCTAAAAAACTGGATGCTGGAACAATTATCAGAAATAAAAAATCTGACGAACTATGTCTTAAAAGCAGTCAATTTTAGTACTTATGGGGCTAGTTTTGTTTATGTAGATGACCAAGGAAATGCTTTGACGCCTCTATATAATTATTTGAAGGATTATCCCGAAGATCTAAAAGAGGAATTTTATAAAAAGTACAAAGGAAAACAAGAGTTTGCTCTGAAAACGGCTTCCCCGGTTTTGGGAAGCCTTAATTCGGGCATGCAAATTTATAGGCTGAAAGCAGAGAAACCTGATTTGTTTGAGAAAGTAAAATATTGTTTGCATTTGCCACAATATCTTAGCTCTATTTTGACGGGAGAGTTTTTTACAGATATTACAAGTGTTGGTTGTCATACAAATCTTTGGAATTTCAAAAAGATGAAGTATCACAAATGGCTTAAAAAAGAGCACATAATCGAAAAGATTCCGCCATTCCATTACGGCAAAGATACTATCAAAACAGCTGATGGGTTATTGGTAGGTGGCGGATTGCATGATAGTTCTTCAGCCATTATTCCTTATACTGCAAACTTTACAGAACCTTTTGTTTTGTTGTCAACGGGAACCTGGAGTATTTCGTTAAACCCTTTCAATAATAAAGAATTAACGTTTGATGAATTAGAGGCTGATTGTTTGTGTTATCTGCAATACATTGAAAAACCGGTAAAAGCAGCTCGTTTATTTTCTGGGAATGTACATGAGGTACAAACCAAAAGACTGGCTGAACACTTTAATGTCCCTTTGGATACTTACAAAGAAGTGTATTACGATAAAAAAATTGCCGCAAACTTAAGAGCAATTAACTATTCAATCGTTTTTTCAAAAAAGGCAAGCTCAGGAATATTAAAAGAATGTGCTTTTGGAATAAGAAATCTTTCCGATTTCAAAACTTATGAAATTGCTTATCACCAATTGATGCTTGATTTGGTTGAACAACAGGTTTCTTCAACGAATTTGATAATTCATAATAGTCCTGTGAAAAAGATTTTTGTGGATGGTGGTTTTAGTAAAAATTCCCTTTTTATGAATTTGCTGGCAGAAGCTTATCCGGACATGGAAGTGTATGCTGCATCGATGGCTCAGGCGAGTGCTTTGGGCGCTGCGTTGGCAATTCATGATAGCTGGAATCCTAAGCCTATCCAAAATGATTTAATTGATTTGAAATTTTACAAACATTAA
- a CDS encoding TIM barrel protein, which yields MIIGSNNIESHNEKLLKAHQNKLVFTASEIAESEAIIKKLVDFQIAIPSWALGTGGTRFGRFAGGGEPRSLEEKIEDVGLLHALNNSSGAISLHIPWDIPTDANAIKALAAQHNLKFDAVNSNTFQDQANQAHSYKFGSLQNVSKAVRKQAVAHNIEVIKQGIELGSESLTVWLADGSSFPGQLNFRKAYQNTLESLEEIYEAMPSNWKLFLEYKCAEPNFYSTTVADWGQSYSYVKKLGDRAQTLVDLGHHLPNANIEQIVSILLMEGKLGGFHFNDSKYGDDDLTAGALKPYQLFLIFNELVEGMDARGMNHAKDLGWMIDASHNIKDPMEDLLQSVEAIMIAYAQALSVDRKALEIAQEENDVVKAQEILQNAFRTDVRALVAEARLRAGAALNPVALYRSLDVRGNLIGERGLKTMATGL from the coding sequence ATGATAATAGGATCAAACAATATAGAATCTCATAATGAGAAGTTATTAAAGGCACATCAAAATAAATTGGTTTTTACTGCATCAGAAATTGCAGAATCAGAAGCCATTATTAAAAAATTAGTCGATTTTCAAATCGCAATTCCATCTTGGGCTTTAGGGACAGGAGGAACTAGATTTGGACGTTTTGCAGGAGGTGGTGAACCACGTTCTTTGGAAGAAAAAATTGAAGACGTAGGTTTGTTACACGCCTTAAATAATTCATCAGGAGCAATATCATTACACATTCCTTGGGATATCCCAACAGATGCAAATGCAATAAAAGCTTTGGCTGCTCAACATAATTTGAAATTTGATGCAGTTAACTCAAATACTTTTCAGGATCAGGCGAACCAAGCTCATTCATATAAATTCGGTTCATTGCAAAATGTAAGCAAAGCGGTTCGTAAACAAGCTGTTGCACACAATATTGAGGTTATTAAGCAAGGAATCGAATTGGGTTCTGAGTCTTTAACTGTATGGTTAGCTGATGGATCTTCTTTCCCTGGACAATTAAATTTCCGTAAAGCTTACCAAAACACGCTGGAAAGTTTGGAAGAAATTTACGAAGCTATGCCTTCTAACTGGAAATTATTTTTGGAGTACAAATGTGCTGAACCAAATTTCTATTCTACTACAGTTGCTGATTGGGGACAATCTTATTCTTATGTGAAAAAATTAGGTGATAGAGCTCAAACATTGGTTGATTTAGGACATCATTTGCCAAATGCTAACATTGAGCAAATCGTTTCTATATTATTGATGGAAGGAAAATTAGGTGGATTCCACTTTAATGATTCAAAATATGGTGATGATGATTTAACTGCCGGAGCTTTAAAACCATATCAATTATTCCTTATTTTCAATGAATTAGTTGAAGGTATGGATGCAAGAGGAATGAATCATGCCAAAGATTTGGGTTGGATGATTGATGCTTCTCACAATATTAAAGATCCGATGGAAGATCTATTGCAATCTGTTGAAGCAATTATGATTGCTTATGCTCAAGCACTTTCTGTGGACAGAAAAGCATTGGAAATTGCTCAGGAAGAAAATGACGTCGTAAAAGCACAAGAAATTTTACAAAATGCTTTCCGTACAGATGTTCGTGCTTTAGTAGCCGAAGCCCGTTTACGTGCAGGAGCAGCATTAAATCCGGTAGCATTGTACCGCAGTCTTGACGTTAGAGGGAATCTAATCGGTGAAAGAGGATTAAAAACTATGGCTACAGGCTTGTAA
- a CDS encoding (Fe-S)-binding protein, with the protein MLVGLFIPCYVNQFYPKVAIATYELLQKLGCTVEFPLDQTCCGQPMANSGYEHLTKGCDKNFIDNFSKYDYIVCPSGSCVLHVKDHLHDENREELASKMRKGVYELTEFITDVLKVESIDAKFPFRVGIHQSCHGQRGLKLSQMTELNAPFFSKPGQLLSKIKEIDVVSLTRKDECCGFGGTFCVTEEAVSVKMGQDRVKDHERQGVDYITGVDMSCLMHLDGILKRQKSPIKTIHIAEILNSAAN; encoded by the coding sequence ATGCTAGTCGGACTTTTTATACCTTGTTATGTAAACCAATTTTATCCAAAAGTAGCAATTGCTACTTATGAATTATTACAAAAATTGGGATGTACAGTTGAGTTTCCGCTTGACCAAACCTGTTGCGGACAACCAATGGCCAATAGTGGTTATGAACATTTAACCAAAGGTTGTGATAAAAATTTTATTGACAATTTTTCTAAATACGATTATATAGTTTGCCCTTCTGGAAGTTGTGTGTTGCATGTAAAAGATCATTTACATGACGAAAACAGGGAAGAACTTGCCTCAAAAATGAGGAAAGGAGTCTATGAATTGACAGAGTTTATTACCGATGTTTTGAAAGTGGAAAGCATAGATGCGAAATTCCCATTTCGAGTTGGTATTCACCAAAGCTGTCATGGACAACGAGGTTTGAAACTTTCTCAAATGACCGAATTGAATGCGCCTTTTTTCTCTAAACCTGGACAGTTGTTAAGTAAAATCAAAGAGATTGATGTGGTTTCTTTGACCCGAAAAGACGAATGTTGCGGTTTTGGAGGAACTTTTTGTGTAACCGAAGAAGCCGTTTCAGTAAAGATGGGGCAAGACCGTGTGAAAGACCATGAACGACAAGGAGTGGACTATATAACTGGAGTTGATATGTCGTGTTTGATGCATTTGGATGGTATTTTGAAAAGGCAAAAAAGCCCAATAAAAACAATCCATATCGCTGAAATATTAAATTCGGCAGCAAATTAA
- a CDS encoding bifunctional aldolase/short-chain dehydrogenase produces MSNSNTEKMTFQHVSYLWDEAKAQELAGDEVALFIYRSNLLGADLRLTNYGGGNTSVKIIDKDPLTGADSEVMWIKGSGGDIGTLTKSGCAALYLERLRNLENVYRGIEFEDEMVELFNHCIFDLASKAPSIDTPLHGFLPFKHIDHLHPDAAIAIAAAKDGKKITEELFNGEIGWVGWQRPGFDLGLQLRSCLEEAAKNGKKLRGIMLGSHGLFTWGDTAYESYINTLEVIEKCAEYLESNYGQKRPVFGGKKIDSLPEADRKLQAAKVAPILRGFCSSERQMIGHYTDDARVLEFINSNDLTKLAPLGTSCPDHFLRTKISPLVLELDPNEDVSDVAAVKAKLAPAFEAYRAMYKDYYNTCKKSNSPAMRDPNPVVILYPGVGMFTFAKDKTMARLASEYYINAVNVMKGAEAVSEYTSLPHQEAFDIEYWLLEEAKLQRMPKPKSLSGRVALITGSAGGIGKAIAKKFAQEGACVVINDINEERLQGATAEFVKMFGKDAVSSTLLNVTDTESTEKALDEACLAFGGADIIVNNAGISISKSIADHTLEEWDRLYDILVKGQFIVSKAGIEIMRKQGFGGDIVNIVSKNAVVAGPNNPGYGSAKAAQAHLTRLMAAELGADKIRVNTVNPDAVISDSNIWSGGWAEGRAKAYGITVAELPAYYAKRTLLNEIILPDDIANACFAFVGGLLGKSTGNALNVDGGVSMGFYR; encoded by the coding sequence ATGTCAAATAGTAACACAGAAAAAATGACTTTTCAACATGTAAGCTACCTTTGGGATGAAGCCAAAGCACAGGAGTTGGCCGGAGATGAAGTAGCTCTTTTTATTTATCGCTCGAATTTATTGGGAGCCGATTTGCGATTAACAAATTACGGTGGAGGTAACACCTCTGTAAAAATAATAGACAAGGATCCTTTGACAGGAGCCGATTCAGAAGTAATGTGGATCAAAGGTTCGGGTGGGGACATCGGGACGTTGACCAAATCAGGTTGTGCAGCTTTGTATTTAGAGAGATTGCGCAATTTGGAAAACGTGTACAGAGGGATAGAATTTGAAGACGAAATGGTGGAATTGTTCAACCACTGTATTTTTGATTTGGCTTCCAAAGCACCATCGATCGACACACCTTTACACGGTTTTTTGCCATTTAAACATATTGACCACCTACACCCGGATGCGGCTATCGCGATTGCTGCGGCCAAAGACGGAAAAAAAATCACCGAAGAATTATTTAACGGTGAAATTGGTTGGGTAGGCTGGCAACGTCCAGGTTTTGACTTGGGGCTTCAACTAAGAAGCTGTTTGGAAGAAGCCGCTAAAAACGGAAAAAAATTAAGAGGTATCATGTTAGGGTCTCACGGTTTGTTTACCTGGGGAGACACTGCTTACGAAAGTTATATCAACACGCTTGAGGTAATCGAGAAATGTGCCGAATACTTGGAAAGTAATTACGGACAAAAACGCCCTGTTTTTGGAGGAAAGAAAATTGACAGCCTTCCTGAAGCAGACCGCAAATTGCAAGCTGCGAAAGTGGCTCCAATCTTGAGAGGTTTTTGTTCTTCAGAGCGTCAAATGATCGGTCATTATACCGATGACGCAAGAGTTTTGGAATTTATCAATTCTAATGATTTGACTAAATTGGCGCCATTGGGAACTTCTTGTCCGGACCACTTCTTGCGTACCAAAATCAGTCCGCTAGTGTTGGAGTTGGATCCAAACGAAGATGTATCGGATGTTGCTGCGGTTAAAGCCAAATTGGCTCCAGCCTTCGAAGCTTACCGAGCCATGTATAAAGATTATTATAATACCTGCAAAAAATCAAACTCACCAGCCATGCGTGACCCAAACCCAGTGGTTATTTTATACCCTGGAGTAGGAATGTTTACGTTTGCCAAAGACAAAACCATGGCACGCTTGGCATCGGAATACTATATCAATGCAGTGAACGTAATGAAAGGGGCTGAGGCTGTTTCAGAATATACTTCATTGCCACACCAAGAAGCTTTCGATATCGAATATTGGTTGTTGGAAGAAGCCAAATTGCAACGTATGCCAAAACCAAAATCCTTGTCGGGAAGAGTAGCCTTGATTACCGGTTCGGCAGGAGGAATTGGTAAGGCAATTGCCAAAAAGTTTGCCCAAGAGGGAGCTTGTGTGGTGATCAACGATATCAACGAAGAGCGTTTGCAAGGAGCAACAGCCGAGTTTGTAAAAATGTTCGGAAAAGATGCTGTTTCAAGCACATTGTTGAACGTAACAGACACTGAAAGCACTGAAAAAGCATTGGACGAAGCTTGTCTTGCTTTTGGTGGAGCCGATATCATCGTGAACAACGCGGGAATCAGTATCTCCAAATCAATCGCAGACCATACTTTGGAAGAATGGGACAGATTGTATGATATCTTGGTAAAAGGACAATTTATTGTTTCTAAAGCGGGAATCGAAATAATGCGTAAACAAGGATTTGGTGGTGACATCGTAAACATCGTGTCTAAAAACGCGGTGGTTGCAGGACCAAACAACCCTGGTTACGGATCGGCCAAAGCAGCTCAGGCACACTTGACGCGCTTAATGGCAGCAGAACTAGGAGCGGACAAAATCCGTGTGAACACGGTAAACCCAGATGCGGTAATCTCGGATTCGAATATTTGGTCTGGAGGTTGGGCAGAAGGACGTGCCAAAGCGTATGGTATTACAGTTGCGGAATTGCCTGCCTACTACGCAAAACGCACCTTATTGAACGAAATTATATTGCCAGATGACATTGCAAACGCTTGTTTCGCATTCGTTGGTGGTCTGTTGGGTAAATCGACAGGAAACGCACTGAATGTTGACGGCGGAGTGTCCATGGGCTTTTACAGATAG